Proteins from a single region of Dyadobacter fanqingshengii:
- a CDS encoding alpha/beta hydrolase family protein: MQKFTIVVFQRRLSFLLVWSLLLLYSCKDDKPQPIDPPVENEYLEESNVITELTKEQVAQKAGDLNPILVGYVKNGIKVYKITYKTKNTDGTDIMASGALILPSTANPASIISVQHGTIREDASAPSNFADGAEAASFGALFGSMGYIIAYPDYIGYGASKDLPHPYEHRASLASASLDMLRAAKEFLKGQTEVTWDEKLYIAGYSEGGYATMSLHKMIEEEAAGEFNLRASSCGAGAYDKTAFMEHIINTKTHGSASSNALYTWVLLTYDRIYGLNRPASYYFKEPFATNITANGISAPINQSFDSALNESFKKDLNDGKDEKFIKAIADNDVYNWKPKVPVQLYHGDKDDLVFYFNSVKAHDTMKALGANVTLTTIPGGTHGSSVSHFLIGTLAFFTSTK, from the coding sequence ATGCAAAAATTTACGATCGTAGTGTTTCAGAGAAGATTATCCTTCCTTCTTGTTTGGAGTTTATTGCTGCTTTATTCCTGCAAGGACGATAAACCCCAGCCCATTGACCCACCGGTTGAGAACGAATATCTCGAGGAAAGCAATGTCATTACCGAGCTTACCAAAGAGCAGGTTGCGCAAAAAGCAGGCGACTTGAATCCTATTTTGGTGGGATATGTCAAAAATGGCATTAAGGTTTACAAAATTACTTACAAGACTAAGAATACAGACGGAACCGACATTATGGCTTCCGGTGCATTGATATTGCCCTCAACGGCTAACCCGGCATCGATAATCAGCGTGCAGCATGGCACGATTCGAGAGGATGCATCTGCCCCTTCTAATTTTGCTGATGGCGCCGAAGCGGCTTCGTTTGGGGCATTGTTCGGATCTATGGGCTACATTATCGCCTACCCGGATTACATCGGCTATGGCGCTTCCAAGGATCTTCCTCACCCTTACGAACACCGGGCCAGTCTGGCGTCCGCTTCGCTGGATATGCTTCGGGCTGCAAAGGAATTTCTGAAAGGGCAGACCGAAGTGACATGGGATGAAAAATTATACATAGCCGGATATAGTGAGGGCGGTTATGCTACAATGTCCCTGCATAAAATGATCGAGGAAGAGGCGGCTGGTGAATTCAATTTAAGGGCTTCCAGCTGCGGCGCGGGCGCTTATGACAAAACCGCCTTTATGGAACACATCATCAATACAAAAACGCATGGGAGTGCTTCTTCAAATGCACTTTACACCTGGGTTTTGCTAACTTATGACCGGATTTATGGATTGAACCGCCCGGCATCCTATTATTTTAAAGAGCCGTTTGCAACGAACATTACGGCCAATGGAATTTCAGCTCCTATCAACCAAAGTTTCGATTCCGCTTTGAATGAAAGCTTTAAAAAAGATCTGAATGATGGGAAAGACGAGAAGTTTATCAAAGCTATTGCCGATAATGATGTCTACAACTGGAAGCCAAAAGTGCCCGTACAGCTATATCACGGGGATAAAGACGATTTGGTCTTTTATTTTAATTCGGTAAAAGCTCACGATACAATGAAAGCATTGGGTGCAAATGTGACGCTGACGACGATTCCGGGTGGAACTCACGGCAGTTCTGTTTCACATTTCTTGATTGGCACCCTTGCATTTTTTACCAGTACAAAATAA
- a CDS encoding alpha/beta fold hydrolase, translated as MNLHRKTLVLLHGHGIDDTIWDNLDAALNEDFTIVRPNISLFTFCQSVEDYADELHRFLTNANITKCTLIGHSMGGYIALAFADKYLDMLEGFGLFHSTAYADDEAKKHQRNQTIELLKNHGTEAFVKNTAGNLFGDRYKELFPDRVKEHIIHFGKLPADALIAGIIAMRNRPDRTAVLTRMPFPVLFIIGMLDKLIPFESVITLSEFPKQSYPFILAEAGHLGMVERPDASARMIHWYMGKI; from the coding sequence ATGAATCTACACCGGAAAACTTTGGTATTGCTGCACGGACATGGCATAGATGATACGATTTGGGATAACCTTGATGCCGCGCTTAATGAAGATTTTACAATAGTCAGGCCCAACATTTCCTTATTTACATTCTGCCAGTCTGTTGAAGATTATGCAGACGAATTGCACCGGTTTCTGACCAACGCAAACATTACGAAATGCACATTGATCGGCCATTCGATGGGCGGCTACATCGCCCTCGCATTCGCAGACAAATACCTGGACATGCTCGAAGGCTTCGGGCTGTTTCACTCCACTGCCTACGCAGACGATGAGGCAAAAAAACATCAGCGCAACCAGACCATTGAATTACTGAAAAATCATGGAACTGAGGCTTTCGTGAAAAATACAGCAGGCAACCTTTTTGGAGATCGTTATAAAGAACTTTTTCCGGACCGCGTTAAAGAGCACATTATCCATTTCGGAAAACTTCCCGCAGACGCCCTTATTGCGGGCATTATTGCTATGCGCAACCGGCCCGACCGCACGGCCGTGCTGACGCGCATGCCTTTCCCGGTCTTGTTCATTATCGGGATGCTGGATAAGCTCATTCCCTTTGAAAGCGTGATCACATTATCCGAATTTCCGAAGCAAAGCTATCCTTTCATTCTGGCCGAAGCGGGCCATTTGGGAATGGTTGAGCGGCCGGATGCATCCGCTCGGATGATTCACTGGTATATGGGAAAAATTTAA
- a CDS encoding AMP-binding protein, giving the protein MIAISKETYPWLKNYPEGIPYEINPDAYVSLVEMMEISFRENADKPAYTNMDKQLTFGQVDELSKNFAAYLQGLGLVQGDRIAIQMPNLLQYPVAMMGALRAGLVIVNTNPLYTPREMQHQFKDSGAKAVVILANFAVNLEKIIANTNIQHIIITEIGDLLGFPKKLIVNAVVKYVKKMVPKYHVPEAVSFSKALSIGAGREYKRPNVSGIDIAFIQYTGGTTGVSKGAMLTHRNLIANVEGINEWLMSKMRRSPATGQLTIVGALPLYHVFALTINGLCGIKWGALNILITNPKDLPAFVKELKKFKFHIFPGLNTLFNGLLNNPDFSSIDFSELKITIAGGMALQKVVAERWEKITGCPLVEGYGLSETSPVLSVNPLDDHHKSGTIGLPFPSTEMRILKDDETWAPLGEKGEICARGPQIMLGYYNRPDETVKVIFEDEGGRWFKTGDIGYEDEDGFFKIVDRKKDMILVSGFNVYPNEIEEVVSQCPGVLEVACVGVPDEKSGEMVKIFIVKKDPELTEEKVKAFCKENLTGYKIPRRIEFRSELPKTNVGKILRRALREEEMAT; this is encoded by the coding sequence ATGATCGCTATATCAAAGGAAACCTATCCGTGGCTGAAAAATTATCCCGAAGGCATTCCCTATGAAATAAACCCTGATGCATACGTTTCCCTCGTCGAAATGATGGAAATAAGTTTCCGTGAAAATGCGGATAAGCCTGCTTACACCAACATGGATAAGCAGCTTACATTTGGGCAGGTTGACGAATTATCCAAAAATTTTGCAGCGTATTTACAAGGACTTGGTTTGGTTCAGGGCGACCGCATCGCCATTCAAATGCCGAATTTGCTGCAATATCCGGTGGCCATGATGGGCGCGTTGCGTGCAGGCTTGGTGATCGTAAATACCAATCCCCTTTATACGCCGCGGGAAATGCAGCATCAGTTCAAAGATTCGGGAGCTAAAGCGGTTGTGATTCTGGCGAATTTTGCGGTTAATCTGGAAAAAATAATTGCTAACACGAACATTCAGCACATCATCATCACGGAAATCGGCGATCTCTTGGGTTTCCCCAAAAAGCTGATCGTGAATGCAGTGGTAAAATATGTGAAGAAGATGGTCCCGAAATACCATGTTCCGGAAGCCGTTTCCTTTTCAAAAGCCCTTTCCATCGGCGCCGGTCGTGAATATAAGAGACCAAATGTTTCCGGAATTGACATTGCTTTCATTCAATATACAGGTGGCACAACCGGCGTTTCAAAAGGCGCTATGCTCACCCACCGCAACCTGATAGCCAATGTGGAGGGCATTAATGAGTGGTTAATGTCTAAAATGAGGCGCTCGCCTGCAACGGGGCAGCTTACTATCGTAGGCGCATTGCCATTATATCATGTTTTTGCATTAACCATTAACGGATTATGCGGCATCAAATGGGGTGCGCTGAATATTCTGATCACAAATCCGAAAGATCTTCCGGCATTTGTAAAGGAACTCAAGAAATTCAAATTTCACATTTTCCCTGGCCTGAACACATTGTTCAATGGTCTGCTGAATAATCCCGATTTCAGCTCCATTGATTTTTCCGAACTAAAAATAACCATTGCGGGAGGCATGGCCTTGCAAAAAGTGGTGGCCGAGCGCTGGGAAAAAATTACAGGCTGCCCGCTGGTGGAAGGTTACGGATTATCCGAAACTTCTCCGGTGCTTTCTGTCAATCCGCTGGATGATCATCACAAGTCAGGCACAATAGGGCTTCCGTTTCCGAGCACAGAAATGCGCATCCTGAAAGATGATGAAACCTGGGCGCCCTTGGGCGAAAAAGGAGAAATATGTGCACGAGGGCCGCAAATTATGCTGGGTTACTACAACCGCCCGGACGAAACTGTGAAAGTGATCTTTGAAGATGAAGGAGGCCGGTGGTTCAAGACAGGAGATATCGGATATGAGGATGAGGACGGCTTTTTCAAAATCGTGGACCGGAAGAAGGACATGATCCTGGTCTCAGGTTTTAATGTGTATCCGAATGAGATTGAAGAAGTGGTTTCACAATGTCCTGGTGTATTGGAAGTTGCCTGTGTAGGTGTGCCGGATGAAAAATCAGGTGAGATGGTAAAAATCTTCATTGTAAAAAAAGATCCCGAGCTGACGGAAGAGAAAGTGAAGGCATTTTGCAAGGAAAATCTAACCGGTTACAAGATCCCGCGGCGCATAGAATTCAGAAGTGAATTGCCCAAAACTAATGTCGGCAAAATTCTCAGAAGAGCATTGCGGGAAGAAGAAATGGCCACTTGA
- a CDS encoding GNAT family N-acetyltransferase — MILTPNLRIVPCDDTLFDAIRMGNNTLARVMGVNVPKKWTEFRDTFTPSYHRWKAHPPLRDWWVYLIIHVPDNILIGSCGYKGEPDANGMVEIGYEIMSSYRSKGLGAETAKGLTAHAFGQPGVHKVVAHTLREENASVKILEKIGFKQIEDINDPDDGPLWRWELARK, encoded by the coding sequence ATGATTCTAACCCCCAATTTAAGGATTGTGCCCTGCGACGATACGCTTTTTGACGCCATCCGCATGGGTAATAACACATTAGCGCGCGTCATGGGTGTTAATGTCCCCAAGAAGTGGACCGAGTTCCGGGACACTTTTACTCCCTCTTACCATCGCTGGAAAGCCCACCCTCCTTTGAGAGACTGGTGGGTTTATTTGATTATACACGTTCCCGACAATATACTCATCGGCTCATGCGGCTACAAAGGCGAACCCGATGCCAATGGAATGGTCGAGATCGGGTACGAGATTATGTCCTCTTACAGATCGAAGGGTTTGGGTGCTGAAACGGCCAAAGGGCTTACGGCCCATGCATTTGGTCAGCCCGGCGTTCATAAAGTAGTCGCGCATACACTAAGAGAGGAAAACGCCTCGGTTAAAATCCTTGAAAAAATAGGTTTTAAACAAATTGAGGACATTAATGATCCGGACGATGGACCACTCTGGAGGTGGGAACTGGCACGGAAATAA
- a CDS encoding thermonuclease family protein — MSKVKFNFLIALTVILALSSFNNDNASRLQNGSIQQHYDLPNPLKAEVIGIQDGDTIELKFLFAGKKAGQRMGKPIRIRLLHVNCPERGRPYYKVAKQYTSQQCFRKTVQIRHAGNFDRYGRLLGEVVLPNGRILNKELVKAGLAVHFKKYSKSQEYSNLEIQAKKQKLGIWSQSPTFFGQL; from the coding sequence GTGAGTAAAGTAAAATTCAATTTCCTGATTGCGCTGACAGTTATCCTCGCGCTTTCGTCTTTTAATAATGACAATGCAAGTCGCCTTCAAAATGGCAGTATCCAGCAACATTACGATTTACCAAATCCTTTAAAAGCAGAGGTTATCGGGATCCAGGATGGCGACACGATTGAATTGAAATTCCTTTTTGCCGGCAAAAAAGCAGGACAAAGAATGGGGAAGCCAATCAGGATCAGGCTTTTGCATGTGAATTGCCCGGAACGAGGAAGGCCCTATTATAAAGTGGCAAAGCAGTATACAAGTCAGCAATGTTTTCGCAAAACGGTCCAGATCAGACACGCCGGTAATTTTGATAGATATGGTCGGTTACTGGGTGAAGTTGTGCTTCCGAATGGCCGGATTTTAAATAAGGAATTGGTTAAGGCCGGGCTGGCAGTGCATTTTAAAAAGTATTCCAAAAGTCAGGAATATTCCAATCTTGAAATTCAGGCTAAAAAACAAAAACTGGGAATTTGGAGCCAGTCCCCTACTTTTTTTGGCCAATTGTAA
- a CDS encoding sulfite oxidase has translation MNSASDRRAFLKQSSLVALAAAMGTNIVFANKMPKGYVPLLFDEKDALKGKSPEMIVQGDKPWNVESPVHLLDDRITPVDKMFIRNNGLIPETIDVASWTLTIDGESVKAPKTYTLAELKKKFKPYTYQLLLECGGNGRSGFQPQASGNQWGQGAVHCAEWTGVRLKDVLADVGVTGDAVYIGYHGKDQHLSKDPKKESISRGVPISKALEDETIIAWQLNGKDIPEFHGYPLRLVIGGWPASVSGKWLSRISVRNKVHDGAKMEGHSYKMPKSPVSPGEDVPQTDEYFKIIESMPVKSLITFPKSGAMIAPDAELALRGHAWAGDRAIKKMEVSIDFGATWKDCKLEAPANRLAWQHWNVKVKFPSKGYYEVWAKATDDKGNAQPMVIPAWNPGGYLNNACERIAVKVG, from the coding sequence ATGAATTCTGCATCTGACAGACGTGCCTTTTTGAAGCAAAGCAGCCTTGTAGCACTTGCTGCTGCAATGGGGACGAACATTGTTTTTGCCAACAAAATGCCCAAAGGTTATGTCCCGCTTTTATTTGATGAAAAGGACGCATTGAAGGGTAAAAGCCCGGAAATGATCGTGCAGGGAGATAAACCCTGGAATGTGGAATCGCCGGTCCATTTGCTCGACGACCGCATTACGCCAGTTGACAAGATGTTTATCAGAAATAACGGGCTCATCCCGGAAACAATCGACGTCGCTTCCTGGACGCTGACGATCGACGGTGAGTCGGTTAAGGCCCCGAAAACCTACACGCTTGCAGAATTAAAAAAGAAATTCAAGCCTTACACTTACCAACTCTTGCTGGAATGTGGCGGTAACGGCCGCTCGGGTTTCCAGCCGCAGGCATCGGGAAATCAATGGGGACAAGGCGCTGTTCACTGCGCAGAATGGACAGGCGTTCGTTTGAAAGATGTGCTGGCCGATGTCGGCGTTACAGGCGATGCGGTTTACATTGGTTACCATGGAAAAGACCAGCATTTGAGTAAAGACCCGAAAAAAGAATCCATTTCCCGGGGCGTGCCCATATCCAAGGCATTGGAAGATGAAACGATCATTGCCTGGCAACTGAATGGTAAGGACATTCCCGAATTCCACGGTTATCCGTTAAGGTTGGTCATTGGCGGCTGGCCCGCGTCCGTTTCGGGCAAATGGCTAAGCCGGATTTCGGTTCGGAATAAAGTGCACGACGGCGCCAAAATGGAGGGCCACAGTTATAAAATGCCTAAAAGTCCCGTTTCACCCGGTGAGGATGTGCCGCAAACGGATGAGTATTTCAAGATCATTGAATCCATGCCCGTGAAATCGCTCATTACTTTTCCAAAATCGGGCGCCATGATCGCTCCGGATGCTGAGTTGGCTTTACGCGGACATGCCTGGGCAGGCGACCGCGCAATTAAAAAAATGGAAGTTTCCATTGATTTCGGCGCAACCTGGAAAGATTGCAAGCTGGAAGCACCCGCGAACCGGCTGGCATGGCAGCATTGGAATGTGAAAGTAAAATTTCCCTCGAAGGGTTATTATGAAGTTTGGGCAAAAGCAACCGACGACAAAGGAAATGCGCAGCCCATGGTCATTCCAGCATGGAATCCAGGCGGTTATCTGAACAATGCTTGCGAAAGGATCGCGGTTAAAGTAGGTTAA
- a CDS encoding ferritin-like domain-containing protein: MDIFKIIDDFQRIDGDAAGRLEFATRRHFMSKIGSKLATVAVPTVFASIVNKAFAQSATAVEVLNYALTLEYLEDEFYKAGNAAANLIPASDKAIFTQIGKHETQHVAFLVKALGDKAIKKPTFDFKYGGAFADVFTNYKTFVTVSSALEDTGVRAYKGQATVLKADPQILEYALQVHSVEARHAAVVRRLAATVTANPAMKGWITGKEGAVAAIYAGEDNMTQGGVNLKGLASKSDAAVTEAFDEPLTKAAVLAIAGPFIKA; the protein is encoded by the coding sequence ATGGATATTTTCAAAATAATAGATGATTTTCAAAGAATTGACGGAGATGCAGCGGGCCGCCTTGAGTTTGCTACGCGTCGTCACTTCATGAGTAAGATAGGCAGTAAACTGGCAACAGTTGCAGTTCCCACTGTCTTCGCCTCGATCGTTAACAAAGCATTTGCACAATCTGCCACAGCCGTTGAAGTATTGAACTACGCATTAACGCTGGAATACCTCGAAGACGAATTTTACAAAGCTGGCAATGCAGCTGCTAACCTGATTCCGGCGTCGGATAAAGCGATTTTCACACAAATTGGCAAGCACGAAACGCAGCACGTTGCATTCTTGGTGAAAGCATTGGGTGATAAGGCGATCAAAAAACCAACATTTGATTTTAAATATGGCGGTGCTTTTGCCGACGTTTTTACCAATTACAAAACGTTCGTAACCGTTTCAAGTGCATTGGAAGATACGGGCGTTCGTGCTTATAAAGGACAAGCCACTGTATTGAAGGCTGATCCGCAGATTCTTGAATATGCGCTTCAGGTCCATTCTGTGGAAGCACGTCACGCGGCTGTTGTTCGCAGATTGGCGGCAACTGTAACGGCAAATCCCGCCATGAAGGGCTGGATTACCGGAAAAGAAGGCGCAGTTGCAGCAATTTATGCTGGCGAAGACAATATGACCCAAGGCGGTGTAAACCTGAAAGGTCTTGCATCAAAATCGGATGCGGCTGTTACAGAAGCATTTGATGAACCTTTGACCAAGGCGGCAGTGCTTGCGATTGCAGGTCCGTTTATCAAAGCATAG
- a CDS encoding ferritin-like domain-containing protein, with protein MNRLMKSKNNSGKEEGEISSVVNRRLFLRSAGLATSLGTIVIAAACNDDDPDPMIPGTGDSVDLGSGDTGVLNYAYALEQLEAAFYTQVIATPYAGMTDAEKTILTDIRDHEIIHRDFFKTALADKAIKGLTPNFETIDFTKRDAVLGAAKLFEDTGVAAYNGAGKLIKDDGYLLLAGKIVSVEARHAAVIRDLLNPKSADFAGDDIINGDGFDKAVAPADILAAVKGYVKDAITGANVGK; from the coding sequence ATGAACAGACTAATGAAATCAAAAAACAACTCCGGAAAAGAAGAGGGGGAAATCTCGTCAGTAGTAAACCGACGTTTATTTTTGCGTTCTGCCGGATTGGCCACATCTCTCGGAACCATTGTGATTGCTGCTGCATGTAACGATGACGATCCGGATCCGATGATCCCCGGAACAGGCGACTCCGTAGACCTTGGTTCAGGAGATACAGGTGTATTAAACTATGCATACGCACTTGAACAATTGGAAGCTGCATTCTATACACAAGTTATTGCCACTCCTTATGCTGGCATGACCGATGCGGAAAAAACAATCCTTACTGATATCCGCGATCACGAAATCATTCACCGCGATTTTTTCAAAACTGCATTGGCTGACAAGGCGATCAAGGGACTTACTCCGAACTTTGAAACCATTGACTTCACAAAACGCGATGCAGTTTTAGGCGCTGCCAAGCTGTTTGAAGATACTGGCGTTGCTGCATACAATGGTGCCGGTAAACTGATCAAAGATGATGGTTATTTATTGCTTGCCGGAAAGATCGTTTCTGTTGAAGCGCGTCATGCTGCGGTGATCCGTGATTTGCTGAATCCAAAATCTGCTGATTTTGCTGGTGATGACATCATCAATGGTGACGGATTCGATAAAGCCGTTGCACCTGCCGATATCCTTGCCGCTGTAAAAGGCTATGTAAAGGATGCGATCACAGGAGCCAACGTAGGTAAATAA
- a CDS encoding sigma-54-dependent transcriptional regulator, translated as MAHLLLVEDDTTFSKLLSNFLGKHGHQVKVCSNIKEAREALKNSDSDEPFEVLMLDYRLPDGNSVDFLKALRSEGNRTAAFIMTSFHDVRTAVTAMQIGAFDYITKPVNPEELLMVLREALNKAESADTKAAPKTKTSAKGDKQSLEFIEGKSKISKQLYEYVRLVSPTDMSVIIQGESGTGKEHVAKSIHKMSKRSNGPFVAIDCGSLSKELAASELFGHKKGAFTGALQDKIGQFEAADGGTLFLDEIGNLGYDVQIKLLRALQERIIVPIGATQQIKVDVRLIAATNEDLMVNAANGDFRDDLYHRLNEFKIEVPPLRKRGEDLGIFIHHFVERANEELGRNVRELSKEVMDVFHKYDWPGNLRELNNVIKRLVLLSKEEVATLNALPAEMITAMEDQQKPAGSDLKALQETHEKEMIEKVLQEVRYNKSKAAKLLNIDRKTLYYKIEKYHIE; from the coding sequence ATGGCTCACCTGCTCCTCGTTGAAGACGATACAACATTCTCAAAGCTGCTAAGCAATTTTCTTGGTAAGCATGGCCATCAGGTCAAAGTTTGTTCCAATATCAAAGAAGCGAGGGAAGCACTGAAAAATAGTGATTCCGACGAACCGTTTGAAGTGTTAATGCTGGATTATCGTCTTCCTGATGGCAATTCAGTTGATTTTTTGAAAGCGCTGAGAAGTGAAGGAAACCGTACTGCTGCATTTATCATGACCAGTTTCCACGACGTGCGTACGGCCGTTACGGCCATGCAAATCGGTGCTTTCGATTACATAACCAAACCCGTTAACCCGGAAGAACTGCTTATGGTATTAAGAGAGGCACTGAATAAAGCTGAATCTGCAGATACAAAAGCGGCTCCCAAAACTAAAACCAGCGCGAAGGGTGACAAGCAGTCGCTGGAATTTATTGAGGGGAAAAGCAAAATTTCAAAACAGCTTTACGAATACGTTCGGCTCGTGTCTCCTACGGATATGTCCGTGATCATACAGGGAGAAAGCGGGACGGGGAAGGAGCACGTTGCGAAATCCATTCATAAAATGAGCAAACGTAGTAATGGCCCGTTTGTAGCCATAGACTGCGGCTCTTTATCCAAAGAGCTGGCTGCCAGCGAGCTTTTCGGTCATAAAAAAGGTGCATTCACCGGAGCGTTACAGGATAAGATCGGGCAGTTTGAGGCGGCTGACGGCGGAACATTATTCCTGGACGAGATCGGTAACCTGGGTTATGATGTGCAGATCAAGCTCTTACGTGCGCTGCAGGAACGCATCATTGTGCCGATAGGCGCAACGCAGCAAATAAAGGTGGATGTACGGCTAATAGCGGCAACCAATGAGGATTTGATGGTGAATGCTGCCAATGGTGATTTCCGTGATGATCTTTATCATAGATTGAATGAATTTAAAATAGAAGTGCCGCCGCTCCGAAAAAGAGGGGAGGACCTGGGCATATTTATTCATCATTTTGTAGAAAGAGCGAACGAAGAACTGGGTCGGAATGTGCGGGAGTTGTCCAAGGAAGTAATGGACGTTTTCCACAAATACGACTGGCCGGGAAACCTGCGTGAGCTCAATAATGTGATTAAACGCCTCGTATTGTTGTCAAAAGAAGAAGTCGCAACATTAAATGCTTTGCCTGCTGAAATGATCACAGCTATGGAAGATCAGCAGAAACCAGCCGGCTCCGACCTGAAAGCGTTGCAGGAAACGCACGAAAAGGAAATGATAGAAAAGGTTTTGCAGGAAGTGCGTTACAATAAGAGCAAGGCAGCAAAATTGTTAAACATTGACAGGAAAACACTTTACTACAAAATAGAAAAGTATCATATTGAGTAA